GGTCGGGACCACGGTGAGTTGGCCGGGCTTGACGAACGACTGTATCTGGTCGGTTATCGGCCGAGCGTTCTGGTCGAAGACGCCTTTCGGCATGTTCAGCACGCGGCGTTTCACTGCGTCGAAGGTCGCCTCGTGAACCCGCCCGCTTTCGTCTAACTCCTCGCGGAGCGCGGGGTCGTCGAGGAACCGCTTGAACTCCTCGTAGGTGCCCGCGTTTCCGTGCTGCTTGAAAAACCGGCGGACGAGATGCGATAGCGCACCGTACTGGTTGTCGTTGAGGCTCGCACCCGCGACCAGCCACGGTTTGCCCTGAACCATCGAGAACGGAATCGTGAACTCGACCTGCTCGGCACGGTGGTGGTCGGCGGCGTAGGAGCTACCGCCGACCTTCGGCACGAAGGCCACGGTGTCGTCGTGGCCGCCGTGAGCGACGTTCTCGCGCTCCCATCGGCGCTCGTCCTCGGAGGTCACGTCGGAGTTGTCGTCGTGCATCTCGGCATACTCGTCCTGCGGGTCGAACTGGACCACCGCGGCCCGGCGCTCCGCGCCGTCGTCCATCTCGTAGCGGCGCTCCCCGGCGAGGAACTGCCGGAGGACGTTCTTCGCGCCGTGGGTCTTCCCGGACCCCGTTCCGCCCGCGACCAGCGTGTGCCGGAAGACGAGGGGGTCGCCGTCGTCGTAGTCGTCCTTCAGTCGATAGTCGATGGTTGGGGGTTCGGCCGCAGTGTGGACCTTCTCGCCGCCGACCGAGAGGTGCCCGAGGAACACGCCGTCCTCGGGCATCTTGAGACCGGTCTTGATTTCGGTCTTGTCGCTGGCCTCCCGGACGACCGACTTGGGCTTGGGCACGCGGTCGGTCATCCGGCGCTTCAGGTCGGCGTCTACCTCCGGGTCGCCGTCGCCGTCCTCGTAGAGGATGGCGACCGGTTCCAAGTCCGCCATCAGTTTGTAGTCGCTCTCCTCGATTTCCTCGCGGCGCATCGCGCGCTTGGAGTGAATTTCGGTCGCGTCGTCAACGCGGTACTCCTGTCGGTACTCCAGCGCGGCGACCCGCGCGAACAGTTTCTCGCCGTCGGGATAGGGAACGAGCAGGTACTTGCCGACCCGCACGTTCTCGCGGTTGTCGGCGGTGACGTACGCCCGGACGTGGGTCTCGTCTTCGTCCTCGCCGATTCGGAGTCCGTCGGCCGCCGAGAGCGTGCCGATGCCCCTGTCGGTGCCCTTCGGGTCGGTGGAGACGGAGTCGAATCGGTCGTCGTCGCGCGCGCCGGAACTCGACGTAGTCTCGAAGTCGTCGAGGTCGAAGTCGGAGTCGGCCATTGTTCCTGGGCAACGAGCGCATGGGACAAACCGGTTTCCCTCCGAGGCAGGTCGCGTCGCCGAGACAACGAGTGTGAATACTTCCCGTGAACGGGCCGCTTTTACCTCCCCGCGACGTAGTTCTGATTATGCTACTCATCCGTGGCGAAGCGGGGGGCACCACCCTGACCGGCACGCTGTACGAGCGGGGGGAGCGCGCGCCGCGGTTCAAGGGCGCGCCCGACGAGGACGCGCCGTACGTCTGGGTCTGCGACGAGTTCTATCAGGTCGAGAGCGGCGGGACGGTCCAGAAGGTCGGCGGCGAGGAGGTCAACGTCGCGTTCGAGTCGCCGATGCCCCGCGGGTTCGACACCCGCGAGCAGGCGACGGAGGCCGCCGAGAGCCACATCCGAACGCAGTTCGCGCGTATCGGCATCGAGGCCGACGACGTGGAAGTCACCGTCGAGAAACAGGACATCGAGACGGCGGAACCGCAGTAACCCGATTTTCTCGCTGACCGTTTTTGAGACCCGTTTCAACGACCGCGAGACCGACGGTCTCGCAGTTGTCCGTTTTCCCGAAACAGTCGGTATTAGTAGTCCCGACCCCACCGCACCGCGTTGTAGTTCTCGTCCAGTTCGGTGTTCAGCGACTTCTCGAAGGACTTCACCAGCGAATTGGCGCTCCCCCGGTCGATAGCCGCCAACTCGTCGGCCTTCGAGACAGCCTGTGGCGGGCCGCGCTGGAGCGCGACCTCTTGGAGAATCTGGCGCTCGATTCGCTCGCGGACCTCGGGGTCCTCGGTGAACGCCTTCGGCGACTCGATTTTGAACACGAGGTCTCGCCGCGGGTCGTAGACGATACAGAACGTGACCGCGTACTGCTCGGGGTCGAGTTCTCGGTCGAGGTGCGGATTCGGGTCCTCGTCGAAGAAGCCGTCGAGACCCGCGTGGGACTCGAACCAGTTCGTCAGCGTCAGATCGTCGGTCAGGCGCTCGAAGTCGCCGTCCACGAGTTCCCTGCGTTCGAGAATCTGGGCGAACAGGCCCGCGTCGTGCGCCCACGGCACCGGTCCGAAATCGGTCTCCCGCTTGAGCGTGCGGACGATGGACTTCGCCGAGACGTTCTTGACGAACCCGGCGAGGGGGACCCCGCGCTCGGCGAACGTCTCGACCAGTTCGACGTAGTTCGAGAGAACCCGACCGACGTGGTCCGAGTCCTCGAACAGACGGGTCAGGACCGAACTCCGGGAGTCCCACCGCAGGACCCCTTTCGGGTAGATGGGACCGTCGAGCAGGAGGAAATCGCTCACGCGGTCGGCGTGTTCGAGCGCGTGCCCGCTCTCGGCGAGGTAGAGCGCAAGCGCGTGGACCACGTCCTCTTCGTACTGGCTTTCCGGGAGTTCGGTGTGGACGATGCGGCGCTGACTGCCATCGTTGTACGACTCCCACTCGGTCCCGAACTTCCGGGACGTGTCGTTGAGGTGGAGCGCCTTCACCACCGTCCGGCAGTCGTGGAGGTCCAAGTCCGACGGCGTGGCGCTCATCGCGGCGTGGGCCACATCGAGGACGAGTCCGTTCTTGAACGGCTTGGAGTTGAGCGTTCCGGCGTCGAGACCGTGGGTCGTCGGGAAGGGCGGGTCTTCGAGCGCGATATCCTCACAGTTCACCCGGCGGCGCGACTGTTCGCCGAGCGGTTCGAGGATGGGACCGTCGTCGCCGACGAGCGGGTCGAGATAATGCTCCCAGACGGTTTCGGCGGATTCCCGGTGGTTCTCGTCCTCGGCGTCGTAGTCGATGTGGTCGGCCAACCCAGCGATGCCGTCGAAATGCACCGGGTCGAGGGTCATGGAGCGTGGGTTCTCGCCGTCTCGGCAAAAAGGGTTGGGTTCGATTGTCTCGCTTCGACGCGCCGGAAGAGAATCGTCCACCGGTCGCCGAAGCCGAAGAGTAGTTAGGACGCGACGCCCTGCTTTCGCGCATGAAGGCCGCGCTGATAATCCTCGACGGGTGGGGCTTAGGCAGTGAGGACGGCGGGAGAAACGCCATCGAAGCCGCCGACACGCCGAACTTCGACCGGTTCGCCGACGCGGGCGCGTACGGCACGCTGAACGTCACCGGGCGGCGGGTCGGCCTGCCCGAGGGCCAGATGGGAAACAGCGAGGTTGGCCACCTCAACATCGGCGCGGGCCGGGTGGTCAAACAGGAGTACACCCGCATCGAAGACGCCATTCAGAACGGCGAGTTAGGCGACAACGAGGCCGTCGCATCGGCGTTCGACTACGCCGACGAGAACGACGGCCGGGTCCACTTCATGGGTCTCGTCAGCGAGGGCGGCGTCCACTCCGACCAGACGCACCTCTACGCGCTGGTAGAACTCGCCGCCGAGCGCGGCGTCGAGGCGGTCACGCACGCGTTCACGGACGGGCGGGACACGCCGCCAGAGAGCGGCGCGGGGTTCTTGGGCGAACTGGAAGCGGTCGTCGAGCGCGCGGGAACCGGCGACGTGGCGACCGTCTCGGGGCGGTACTACGCGATGGACCGCGACCAGAACTGGGAGCGCACCAACCGGGCCTACGACGCCATCGTGAACCGCGACGCGGAGCATTCGGCCGCCTCGGCGGTCGAAGCAGTCGAACGGAGCTACGAGCGCGACACCACCGACGAGTTCGTGGAACCGACGCTCGTGGAAGGCGGTCCCGCCCTCTCGGAGGGAGACGCCGCCGTCTTCTTCAACTTCCGGTCGGATCGCGCCAGACAGCTCACGCGGATGCTCGCCGACATCGACCCGGTCTGGGAGTTCGAGACCTCGCCCCCCGAAATCCGTCTGGCGACGATGACCCAGTACGACGCGGAGTTCGAACTCCCGGTCGCGTTCCCGCCCCACCAGCCCGAGGACACGCTCGGGGAAGTTCTCTCGGAACACGGTCTCACGCAACTGCGCATCGCCGAATCGGAGAAGTACGCCCACGTCACCTACTTCCTGAACGGCGGGCGCGAGGTCGAGTTCGAGGGCGAAGTCCGGAAAATCGTCGAATCGCCAGACGTGCCGACCTACGACCAGCAACCGGAGATGAGCGCCGTCGAGGTCACCGACACCGCCGTCGAGACCATCGAATCCGACGACCCCGACGTATTGGTGCTGAACTACGCGAACCCGGACATGGTGGGCCACACCGGCGACTTCGACGCCGCGGTCGAAGCCGTGGAAGCCGTGGACGAGCAGTTGGGCCGCCTCGTGAACGCGGTCCAGCGAGCGGGCGGGCACGTTCTTGTCACCGCCGACCACGGCAACGCCGACGACATGGGCACTCCGGCGGACCCCCACACCGCCCACACGTACAATTTGGTCCCGTTCGTCTACGCGACCCCCGGAGGTGATGGTGGAGGCAAGCGCGTCCGCGAGGGCGGGTCGCTCTGCGACATTGCGCCGACGATGCTCGAACTTGTCGGCGTCGAACGGCCCGAATCGATGACCGGACAGACGCTGCTAGAGTAGAGGTTTCGGGGTTCAGAAACAGGTTCTGCGAACCCAAACTATCCGCTTCGCCCGAGCGCAAACAAATCCACACCTCCCTCACGCTACTCCCCGGTCCGGAACGACAGGTCCAGCGAGTTGGCAGAGTGGGTCAGCGCACCCATCGAAATCACGTCCGCGCCGGTCGCCGCGTAGTCGGCTACGTCCCCGAAACCAATGTCGCCACTGGCCTCCGCCAGCACGTCGTCGGGCAACAGTTTGACGCCTTCCTCGACTTCTTCGGGCGTCATGTTGTCCAATAGCACGATGTCGGCTCCGGCCTCTGCCGCTCTGGGCGCGTCGGCCGGGCGCTCGACCTCAACCTCGATTTTGGTGGCGAACGACTTCTCTTCCCGGAAGTGCCGGACCGCGCTCTCCAGTCCCATCTCGGCGACGTGGTTGTCCTTGACCATCACCATCCCCGAGAGGGTGAGCCGATGGGTGTCGCCGCCGCCCGCCGCGACGGCACGCTTCTCGACGCCGCGCAGGCCGGGCGTGGTCTTGCGAGTCCCCGCAATCGCCACGTCGTCGCTGACCTCGCGGGCGGCGTCCACGGCCCGCCGGGTCGCAGTCGCCACGCCCGAGGCGTGGCCCGCGACGTTGACCGCGACGCGCTCGCCCCGGAGGACCGACTCCGCGGAGCCGTCAACTTCAACGAGGACGTCGCCCGCCTCGATTCGGTCGCCCGCCTCGACCGTCGTCTCGCAGTCCACGCCGAGGTAGTCGAAGACCGCCCTCGCCGCGTCGAGTCCGGCCGCGACGCCCGCCTCCTTGGCGACGAGTCGCCCCGTCGTCTCGCCGGGAACGTGGTTGGTCACGTCGCGGTGGCCAACGTCTTCCCGGAGCCAGTCCTCGACTTTACGGTCAGTCACTCGCACGGGCATCGACCTCCTCGGCGTCGTCGTCGGTCTCCGCGTTCTCCAGCGCGTGACAGCCGACTGGCTCGGCCTCCATCGCATCGCGGGCGACCAGCAGGGCGACCACGCTTGCGTTCCGGAGTTCGTAGAGGCTTCGTTCGGTCCGGGTCCGAGTGTAGGCGTCTACCTCACCCTTGAGTCGCCGGAGGACCGCGGTCGCGCGCCCCAATCCCCCCGGCGTCCGGCGGATGCCGACGTTCTCGTCCATCACCCTGCGCAGGCGGACGAACTTCTCGCGGGCGAACCCCGAAGGTAGGTCCGGGTCGCTGTCGCGCAGGTCCGGCGCTTCGGCGCGCTCGTGGTCGAGACTCGTCGTCCCGGCGGCCGACTCCCCGGCGCGCAGGCCCCAGACTAACCCCTCCAGCAGGCTCGTGGAGGCGAGGCGGTTCGCACCGTGGACGCCGGTCCGGGCGCACTCGCCGACCGCGAACAGGCGATCCAAGTCGGTGCGCCCGCGGTCGTCCACGGAGATGCCACCGCAGAGGAAGTGTTCGCTCGGTTCGACCGGAATTCCGTTCTCCCAGTCCACGCCGCGCGTCTCGCACTTCGCGGCGAGGTCGGGGAACTCCGATTCGAAGTCCAGCGGGGACACGTCAAGCACGACCTCGCCAGTCGCCTCGCGCTCGTCGGCGACGGCGCGCGCCACCACGTCGCGCGGCGCGAGTTCGGCGTCGTCGTGATAGTCGGGCATGAATCGCTCGCCCGCTCCGTTCCGCAGGAGCGCGCCCTCCCCGCGGACCGCCTCGCTGACGAGGAAGGGGTCCTCCCCGGCGAAGGCCGTGGGGTGGAACTGCACGTAGGCCATGTCCTCGGCGTCGGCCCCCGCGAGCGCGGCCATCGCTATCCCGTCGCCGGTCGCAGTTTCGGGGTTCGTGGAGGTGCCGTACAGCGCGCCGATGCCACCCGTGGCAAGAACCGTCGCGTCTGCGAAGACCGGTTCCGGGTCGGTCTCGCCATCGTCGCGTTCGCCCTTCTCGCCACTCTCGGCATCCGCGGCGCGGTCCACGACCGCGCCGTGGACTCGCCCCTCGCGGGTTATCAGGTCGAGCGCCGCGGTGTCTTCCCGAACCGTCACGCGCTCGTGGTCCGCGAGGTGGCTCAGGAACGGCCCGAGGACGTGCTTGCCCGTGCTGGCATCGACGTGGAGGATTCGGGGTTCCGAGTGGGCCGCCTCCCGGCCGTAGTCGAACCCCGCGGCATCCGTGCCGTCACCGTCGTCGCCTCCCGCCGCACGGTCGAAGGGCACGTTCAGGGTCTCGACTAACACGTCCTCGACCGCCTCGCGGGCGTTCGAAACCAGGACTTCGACCGCCTCGGGGTCGGCGGTGTCGGCGCTCGCCGCCAGCACGTCCTCGGCGAACGCGTCGGGGTCCGAGCGCGTCGTGGCGACCCCGCCCTGCGCCCAGTGGGAGGTAGTCTGTTCGGGCCGGGACGCCTTCGTCACGACCAACACGTCCGCGCCCTCGCGGGCGGCCGCGAGCGCGGTCGCACAGCCAGCGATGCCGCTTCCGACGACGAGTACGTCGGTCTCGGTCGGGTCGGTGTGGGGTTCCGTCTCGCTCATGGTTATATCTCCAGCATGCGCTCCATCGCCACGTTCGCCAGTTCGGCCTCTTGATGCGCGACCTCGATGACGTTGCGCTCGCGCCCGGCGACCAACTCCTCTAACACCCACGTCAGGTAGTTCGGGTCTATCTGGCGCATCGCGTTGCAGTCCATGCAGGCGTCCCCACAGAGCGGCAGGACTTCGACCTCTGGGTGCCACCGCTGGAGGTGGTTCGTCAGGTGAATCTCGGTGCCGATGGCCCACGTCTCGCCGGGGTCGGCCTCCTCGATAGTCTGGGTGATAGCCGCCGTCGAACCAGCCTTGTCGGCGGCCTCCACGACCTCCCGACGACACTCGGGGTGGACGACGACGTTCGCGTCGGGATGGTCGTCACGAATCTGCTCGATGTGGTCCACCCGGAACCGCTCGTGGACCTGACAGTAGCCGTCCCACAGGATGATATCGCTCTCGGCGACTTCCTCGGCGGACTTCCCCTCGGGGTCCCACGGGTCCCACTCGGCGATGCTGTCTTCCATCCCCAACCGGTGGGCGGTGTTCTCGCCGAGGTGCTTGTCGGGCAGGAACAGTACCTTGTCGCCCTGCTCGAAAGCCCACTCGAACACCTC
This genomic stretch from Halorussus pelagicus harbors:
- a CDS encoding ATP-binding protein, with protein sequence MADSDFDLDDFETTSSSGARDDDRFDSVSTDPKGTDRGIGTLSAADGLRIGEDEDETHVRAYVTADNRENVRVGKYLLVPYPDGEKLFARVAALEYRQEYRVDDATEIHSKRAMRREEIEESDYKLMADLEPVAILYEDGDGDPEVDADLKRRMTDRVPKPKSVVREASDKTEIKTGLKMPEDGVFLGHLSVGGEKVHTAAEPPTIDYRLKDDYDDGDPLVFRHTLVAGGTGSGKTHGAKNVLRQFLAGERRYEMDDGAERRAAVVQFDPQDEYAEMHDDNSDVTSEDERRWERENVAHGGHDDTVAFVPKVGGSSYAADHHRAEQVEFTIPFSMVQGKPWLVAGASLNDNQYGALSHLVRRFFKQHGNAGTYEEFKRFLDDPALREELDESGRVHEATFDAVKRRVLNMPKGVFDQNARPITDQIQSFVKPGQLTVVPTYHINNSRATEVVVLALSTLLVEEKLSNAPEYDRIKETPLVVGMDEAHNFLTDADNVQARKVIGKFTDAAKQGRKERLGLFLITQDPQDIHEAVFKQINTTVVLNLGDEDAIKSVNIPSNLEGKVPYMEKGQMVVYSPDNSEPVEIIGLSKCVTKHG
- a CDS encoding DUF7113 family protein produces the protein MLLIRGEAGGTTLTGTLYERGERAPRFKGAPDEDAPYVWVCDEFYQVESGGTVQKVGGEEVNVAFESPMPRGFDTREQATEAAESHIRTQFARIGIEADDVEVTVEKQDIETAEPQ
- a CDS encoding DNA double-strand break repair nuclease NurA: MTLDPVHFDGIAGLADHIDYDAEDENHRESAETVWEHYLDPLVGDDGPILEPLGEQSRRRVNCEDIALEDPPFPTTHGLDAGTLNSKPFKNGLVLDVAHAAMSATPSDLDLHDCRTVVKALHLNDTSRKFGTEWESYNDGSQRRIVHTELPESQYEEDVVHALALYLAESGHALEHADRVSDFLLLDGPIYPKGVLRWDSRSSVLTRLFEDSDHVGRVLSNYVELVETFAERGVPLAGFVKNVSAKSIVRTLKRETDFGPVPWAHDAGLFAQILERRELVDGDFERLTDDLTLTNWFESHAGLDGFFDEDPNPHLDRELDPEQYAVTFCIVYDPRRDLVFKIESPKAFTEDPEVRERIERQILQEVALQRGPPQAVSKADELAAIDRGSANSLVKSFEKSLNTELDENYNAVRWGRDY
- the gpmI gene encoding 2,3-bisphosphoglycerate-independent phosphoglycerate mutase produces the protein MKAALIILDGWGLGSEDGGRNAIEAADTPNFDRFADAGAYGTLNVTGRRVGLPEGQMGNSEVGHLNIGAGRVVKQEYTRIEDAIQNGELGDNEAVASAFDYADENDGRVHFMGLVSEGGVHSDQTHLYALVELAAERGVEAVTHAFTDGRDTPPESGAGFLGELEAVVERAGTGDVATVSGRYYAMDRDQNWERTNRAYDAIVNRDAEHSAASAVEAVERSYERDTTDEFVEPTLVEGGPALSEGDAAVFFNFRSDRARQLTRMLADIDPVWEFETSPPEIRLATMTQYDAEFELPVAFPPHQPEDTLGEVLSEHGLTQLRIAESEKYAHVTYFLNGGREVEFEGEVRKIVESPDVPTYDQQPEMSAVEVTDTAVETIESDDPDVLVLNYANPDMVGHTGDFDAAVEAVEAVDEQLGRLVNAVQRAGGHVLVTADHGNADDMGTPADPHTAHTYNLVPFVYATPGGDGGGKRVREGGSLCDIAPTMLELVGVERPESMTGQTLLE
- the nadC gene encoding carboxylating nicotinate-nucleotide diphosphorylase: MPVRVTDRKVEDWLREDVGHRDVTNHVPGETTGRLVAKEAGVAAGLDAARAVFDYLGVDCETTVEAGDRIEAGDVLVEVDGSAESVLRGERVAVNVAGHASGVATATRRAVDAAREVSDDVAIAGTRKTTPGLRGVEKRAVAAGGGDTHRLTLSGMVMVKDNHVAEMGLESAVRHFREEKSFATKIEVEVERPADAPRAAEAGADIVLLDNMTPEEVEEGVKLLPDDVLAEASGDIGFGDVADYAATGADVISMGALTHSANSLDLSFRTGE
- a CDS encoding L-aspartate oxidase: MSETEPHTDPTETDVLVVGSGIAGCATALAAAREGADVLVVTKASRPEQTTSHWAQGGVATTRSDPDAFAEDVLAASADTADPEAVEVLVSNAREAVEDVLVETLNVPFDRAAGGDDGDGTDAAGFDYGREAAHSEPRILHVDASTGKHVLGPFLSHLADHERVTVREDTAALDLITREGRVHGAVVDRAADAESGEKGERDDGETDPEPVFADATVLATGGIGALYGTSTNPETATGDGIAMAALAGADAEDMAYVQFHPTAFAGEDPFLVSEAVRGEGALLRNGAGERFMPDYHDDAELAPRDVVARAVADEREATGEVVLDVSPLDFESEFPDLAAKCETRGVDWENGIPVEPSEHFLCGGISVDDRGRTDLDRLFAVGECARTGVHGANRLASTSLLEGLVWGLRAGESAAGTTSLDHERAEAPDLRDSDPDLPSGFAREKFVRLRRVMDENVGIRRTPGGLGRATAVLRRLKGEVDAYTRTRTERSLYELRNASVVALLVARDAMEAEPVGCHALENAETDDDAEEVDARASD
- the nadA gene encoding quinolinate synthase NadA produces the protein MPKMETADIETDLSLFKYDNLEQLPEAYRGLDEDERTDRIETAKRELGDDLVILGHNYQRREIVDHADFIGDSYQLSVEAANADAEYVVFGGVTFMAESADIITDDDQTVILPSMEASCPMAGMAEALQVDAAWAEITAAAPDADIIPITYMNSYADLKAFCAEQGGAVCTSSNAHEVFEWAFEQGDKVLFLPDKHLGENTAHRLGMEDSIAEWDPWDPEGKSAEEVAESDIILWDGYCQVHERFRVDHIEQIRDDHPDANVVVHPECRREVVEAADKAGSTAAITQTIEEADPGETWAIGTEIHLTNHLQRWHPEVEVLPLCGDACMDCNAMRQIDPNYLTWVLEELVAGRERNVIEVAHQEAELANVAMERMLEI